One window of the Chitinophaga niabensis genome contains the following:
- a CDS encoding phage tail protein, whose protein sequence is MANYPLPKFHFQVEWGGANIGFTEVSGLDVQTDPIEYRDGASPEYVKTKMPGMQKFSNITLKRGTFQGDNEFYNWWNTVALNTIERRDVTISLLNENHEPVIVWKVKSAWPIKVTSTDLKADGNEVAIESIELVHEGLVIQND, encoded by the coding sequence ATGGCGAATTATCCGCTTCCTAAATTCCACTTCCAGGTTGAATGGGGTGGTGCAAACATCGGGTTCACAGAAGTATCCGGACTGGATGTTCAAACAGATCCGATCGAGTACCGCGATGGTGCAAGCCCGGAGTATGTGAAAACAAAAATGCCGGGCATGCAGAAGTTCAGCAACATCACCCTCAAACGTGGTACGTTCCAGGGAGACAATGAATTCTACAACTGGTGGAACACTGTGGCACTGAATACCATTGAACGCCGTGATGTAACGATCAGCCTTCTCAACGAAAACCATGAACCGGTGATCGTATGGAAGGTGAAGAGTGCATGGCCTATTAAGGTAACAAGTACTGATCTGAAAGCAGACGGTAATGAAGTAGCCATTGAATCCATTGAGCTGGTGCATGAAGGGCTTGTAATCCAAAACGACTGA
- a CDS encoding phage tail sheath family protein, which translates to MLNLADLKTPGVYIDEVPKFPPSVAQVETAIPAFIGYTRNILLNGDTLVNRPVRIKSLVEYETIFGARLETFTAVVGNNPQGQRVITTPPVAPAEAALYRMYYSLQMYFANGGGPCYIVSIGQDNVAPSFANHTAGLAAIGKEDEPTLLVFPDALRLSRSEFYQVYQAALAQCDRLKDRFTIADVFNGHLDYTNPANENPIDHVTDGFRTMIGNNFLLYGAAYYPHLVTSLTFNYNEEAVTITGAGVPANTFLRLAAPANAAEELRSLYHSSNALYHQIRNAILAMPVVLPPSSTIAGVYAQVDASRGVWKAPANVSLSFVRRPVIAVDDAGQKDLNVHTTGKSINAIRTFTGKGHLVWGARTLAGNDNEWRYVSVRRFFNMVEESTKKASEPFVFEPNDANTWVKVRAMIENFLILQWRAGALAGAKTEHAFYVRVGLGQTMTAQDILEGRMIVEIGMAVVRPAEFIVLRFSHKMQES; encoded by the coding sequence ATGTTAAATCTAGCAGACCTCAAAACACCCGGCGTTTACATCGACGAGGTGCCGAAGTTCCCGCCCTCCGTGGCGCAGGTTGAAACGGCCATACCGGCCTTTATCGGGTATACCCGCAATATCCTTTTGAACGGCGATACACTGGTGAACAGGCCGGTGCGCATCAAGTCGCTCGTGGAATATGAAACCATATTCGGCGCAAGGCTTGAAACTTTTACGGCAGTGGTAGGCAATAACCCGCAGGGTCAACGCGTGATCACCACGCCACCTGTAGCTCCCGCTGAAGCTGCTTTGTATCGCATGTACTACTCCCTGCAAATGTATTTCGCAAATGGTGGCGGACCTTGTTACATCGTGTCCATCGGGCAGGATAACGTAGCGCCTTCATTCGCAAATCACACGGCCGGGCTTGCGGCCATCGGGAAGGAAGATGAGCCTACGCTGCTCGTATTCCCTGATGCTTTACGCCTCAGCCGTTCCGAGTTTTACCAGGTATATCAGGCTGCATTGGCGCAGTGCGACAGGCTCAAAGATCGTTTTACGATCGCAGATGTTTTCAATGGCCACCTGGATTATACCAACCCTGCCAATGAAAATCCGATTGATCATGTAACAGATGGTTTCCGTACCATGATCGGAAATAACTTCCTGTTGTATGGTGCTGCTTATTATCCACACCTGGTGACCTCACTTACTTTTAATTATAACGAAGAAGCGGTGACTATTACCGGTGCCGGTGTTCCTGCCAATACTTTTTTACGGCTTGCCGCTCCGGCGAATGCAGCCGAGGAGTTACGCTCATTGTATCATAGCTCCAATGCCCTGTACCACCAGATCCGCAATGCTATCCTTGCTATGCCGGTAGTATTACCACCGAGCAGCACCATAGCAGGAGTGTATGCACAGGTAGATGCATCCCGTGGTGTTTGGAAAGCTCCTGCTAATGTAAGCCTGAGCTTTGTACGCCGTCCGGTCATCGCAGTGGACGATGCCGGGCAGAAGGATCTGAACGTGCACACTACGGGTAAGTCCATCAATGCCATCCGCACCTTCACCGGCAAGGGCCATCTCGTTTGGGGCGCCCGTACATTGGCCGGTAATGATAATGAATGGCGTTACGTAAGTGTCCGCCGTTTCTTCAACATGGTGGAAGAAAGCACTAAAAAAGCTTCCGAGCCCTTCGTGTTTGAGCCCAACGATGCTAATACCTGGGTGAAAGTGCGTGCGATGATCGAAAATTTCCTCATCCTTCAATGGCGCGCAGGCGCACTGGCAGGTGCCAAAACAGAACACGCCTTTTATGTAAGGGTAGGGCTGGGGCAAACGATGACCGCGCAGGATATCCTGGAAGGCAGGATGATCGTGGAAATAGGCATGGCAGTGGTTCGCCCCGCAGAGTTCATTGTACTCCGCTTCTCCCACAAAATGCAGGAATCTTAA
- the rsmI gene encoding 16S rRNA (cytidine(1402)-2'-O)-methyltransferase, with amino-acid sequence MSKLFLIPSPIGNLADITYRAVKVLETVELILAEDTRTSGVLLKHYGINKPVTPYHQHNEHKVLQHLVQQMQGGKEMALLTDAGTPGVSDPGFLLVRECIRAGIPVECLPGATAFVPALVNSGIPMNRFAFEGFPPLKKGRQTLFTQLATEERALVFYESPHRLVRTLNDFIKYFGAERQCCVSRELTKMFEENKRGTLQEVHDYFQEKGVKGEIVIIVEGFTAPGKKSQQDDEE; translated from the coding sequence TTGTCAAAACTCTTCCTCATTCCTTCCCCCATCGGTAACCTGGCGGATATAACGTACAGGGCCGTGAAGGTTTTGGAAACGGTAGAACTGATCCTGGCAGAAGATACCCGTACCTCGGGTGTTCTCCTGAAGCATTATGGCATCAACAAGCCTGTAACACCTTATCATCAGCACAATGAGCATAAGGTGTTGCAGCATCTTGTACAGCAGATGCAGGGAGGCAAAGAAATGGCCTTGCTCACAGATGCTGGTACGCCAGGTGTTTCTGATCCGGGCTTTCTGCTGGTAAGGGAATGTATCCGTGCCGGTATACCCGTAGAATGTTTACCAGGCGCCACGGCATTTGTTCCCGCACTCGTTAACAGCGGCATTCCCATGAACCGCTTTGCTTTTGAAGGGTTTCCTCCCCTTAAAAAAGGTCGTCAGACCTTATTCACGCAACTGGCCACGGAAGAACGTGCGCTCGTTTTCTACGAATCTCCACACCGCCTTGTAAGAACGTTGAACGATTTTATCAAATACTTTGGTGCAGAAAGGCAATGCTGCGTTTCCCGCGAGCTCACTAAAATGTTTGAAGAAAATAAACGCGGTACTTTGCAGGAAGTACATGATTATTTTCAGGAGAAAGGTGTGAAAGGCGAAATTGTAATCATCGTGGAAGGGTTTACAGCACCAGGCAAAAAATCACAGCAGGATGATGAGGAATAA
- a CDS encoding CDP-alcohol phosphatidyltransferase family protein has protein sequence MKQIPNILTLSNLFCGALAIIFILHAPEYIAEFNGTDYVVTNPEPVYWASALVVLAGIIDFFDGFVARLLKVSSELGKQLDSLADVVSFGVVPGMIMFRLLRSAYFQSPDVFDVSYFNLAPALLIPCFAAYRLAVFNLDTRQAEHFIGVPTPAVGFLVASFPLIMLYNPYNLAHWLENIWVLYGIIFVLCYLMVSSHPMISLKFKNFSLKDNWPRFLLVVLTLISIPVLRYAAVPFVFIAYVGLSLAVPPKNSIKNS, from the coding sequence ATGAAACAAATTCCGAATATCCTTACCCTGTCTAATCTCTTTTGTGGCGCACTCGCCATTATCTTCATCCTACACGCACCGGAGTATATCGCAGAATTCAATGGCACAGATTACGTTGTCACCAATCCTGAACCCGTCTACTGGGCTTCCGCACTGGTAGTGCTGGCCGGGATTATCGATTTCTTTGATGGATTTGTAGCCCGTTTACTCAAAGTTTCTTCTGAATTAGGCAAACAGCTGGATTCGCTGGCAGACGTAGTGTCCTTTGGCGTAGTGCCTGGCATGATCATGTTCCGCCTGCTGCGCAGCGCTTATTTTCAAAGTCCGGATGTATTTGACGTTTCCTACTTTAACCTGGCGCCGGCCCTGCTGATCCCCTGTTTTGCAGCTTACCGCCTGGCAGTTTTCAACCTGGATACCCGCCAGGCCGAGCATTTCATAGGAGTGCCCACGCCGGCCGTAGGTTTCCTGGTGGCTTCTTTCCCCCTGATCATGTTATACAACCCTTATAACCTGGCCCACTGGCTGGAAAATATCTGGGTATTATACGGGATCATTTTTGTGCTCTGCTACCTGATGGTGAGCTCGCATCCCATGATCAGCCTGAAGTTTAAGAATTTCTCCCTGAAAGATAACTGGCCCCGCTTCCTGCTGGTGGTGCTTACGCTGATAAGCATACCTGTATTGCGTTATGCTGCCGTACCATTTGTATTTATCGCATATGTGGGCCTTTCACTGGCAGTGCCGCCTAAAAATTCGATAAAAAACTCGTAG
- the purS gene encoding phosphoribosylformylglycinamidine synthase subunit PurS: MTFTAHINVMPLKELLDPQGKAVLGGLKNLGLGNVHDVRIGKHITLQIEASSKEEAQHLAENACQKLLANQVMESYEVNIQ; encoded by the coding sequence ATGACATTTACTGCACATATCAACGTGATGCCGCTGAAAGAATTGCTGGACCCTCAGGGCAAAGCTGTATTAGGCGGATTGAAAAACCTGGGCCTCGGAAATGTACATGACGTGCGCATAGGTAAACATATCACGCTTCAGATCGAAGCATCTTCCAAAGAAGAAGCGCAACACCTGGCGGAGAATGCCTGCCAGAAACTGCTCGCTAACCAGGTAATGGAATCTTACGAAGTTAATATTCAATAG
- a CDS encoding aminopeptidase P N-terminal domain-containing protein, with protein MKYLPLDQQLFIRNRERFTAKMQPDSIAIFNSNDELPTNGDALFTFRQNSDLYWLTGIDQEDTMLVLYPNNPDPKHREVLVLVRPNELKEKWDGHRLRKEEATAISGIQTIVWLDSLDAFLQQWIHEASNIYLNSNENNRKANLVPVRDYRYAAELRERYPLHNYLRAAKILKELRAVKTAEEVKVQQVAIDITEKTFRRLLQFIKPGVFEYEIHAEILHEFLRNRATGEAYGSILASGDRARTLHYVENSRECKDGEVILMDFGAAYGGYNADLTRSVPVNGKFTARQREVYNACLHLHNYAKSILKPGITIAKYHEMVGVEAGKEFVKIGLLTEGDIKNQDPETPAYRKYLYHGISHHLGVDVHDLGPSFFQPIPEGAVLTVEPGIYIEEEQLGIRIENNIWLKAGGNVDLMQNIPITADEIEALMKK; from the coding sequence ATGAAATATCTGCCGCTGGATCAACAGCTTTTTATCAGGAACCGTGAACGTTTTACTGCAAAAATGCAGCCTGATTCCATTGCCATCTTCAACTCAAACGATGAACTGCCCACTAACGGAGACGCACTTTTTACATTCCGTCAGAATTCAGACCTGTACTGGCTGACCGGTATCGACCAGGAAGATACCATGCTGGTATTATATCCCAACAATCCGGATCCTAAACACCGGGAGGTGCTGGTACTCGTACGCCCGAATGAACTGAAAGAGAAATGGGATGGTCACCGCCTGCGGAAAGAAGAAGCAACAGCTATTTCCGGTATACAAACCATTGTGTGGCTGGACAGCCTGGATGCGTTTTTACAACAATGGATCCATGAAGCTTCCAATATCTATCTCAATTCCAACGAAAATAACCGTAAGGCAAACCTCGTTCCGGTAAGGGATTACCGTTATGCTGCAGAACTCCGGGAGCGTTATCCTTTGCATAATTACCTGCGTGCCGCTAAGATCCTGAAAGAATTGCGTGCTGTGAAAACAGCGGAGGAAGTGAAAGTACAGCAGGTGGCGATCGATATCACAGAGAAAACATTCCGCCGCCTTTTACAATTTATTAAACCCGGCGTATTTGAATATGAGATCCATGCAGAGATCCTGCACGAGTTCCTGCGCAACCGCGCTACCGGAGAAGCCTATGGTTCTATCCTCGCTTCCGGCGACCGTGCCCGTACTTTACATTATGTAGAGAACAGCCGGGAATGTAAAGATGGAGAAGTGATCCTGATGGACTTTGGCGCTGCCTATGGTGGTTACAATGCAGACCTTACCCGCAGCGTACCTGTGAACGGAAAGTTCACTGCCCGCCAGCGAGAAGTGTACAATGCCTGCCTTCACCTGCATAACTATGCCAAGTCTATCCTCAAACCCGGTATCACGATCGCCAAATATCATGAGATGGTAGGCGTGGAAGCTGGGAAAGAGTTTGTGAAGATAGGGTTGCTCACGGAAGGGGATATCAAAAACCAGGACCCTGAAACACCTGCATACCGCAAATACCTGTACCATGGCATCTCTCACCACCTGGGTGTGGATGTGCATGACCTGGGGCCTTCTTTCTTCCAGCCTATTCCGGAAGGAGCAGTGCTGACCGTAGAGCCGGGTATTTATATTGAAGAAGAACAACTGGGCATCCGCATTGAAAACAACATCTGGCTGAAAGCCGGCGGGAATGTGGACCTGATGCAGAACATCCCCATTACGGCGGATGAGATAGAAGCTTTAATGAAGAAGTAA
- a CDS encoding CIS tube protein, with the protein MLDSLFGTGKMEKMTICALMPQKNPKEPAALSTVEEDKYMVQVNPDSYSINHHVNYSRTRVAGASGSRAKYRDTSPPVLEFTFLFDGTGVIPPPAGPLDGIPIAGAVAGAIAGLLGEKEEYDVMTELAKFAFVCYTYKGTGHSPRQVQLTWGKLVFRGVLSSLSLNYKLFKPDGTPLRCEARAGFSGTIEDMVREAMEKKSSPDLTHVKTVLAGDTLPLLSHGIYGVPNYYIEVARVNKLFNFRKLKEGGNIFFPPAKTTKV; encoded by the coding sequence ATGCTGGATTCCTTATTCGGTACGGGCAAGATGGAGAAGATGACCATTTGTGCCCTGATGCCTCAAAAGAACCCCAAAGAGCCTGCGGCGCTGAGCACCGTGGAAGAGGATAAATACATGGTACAGGTTAACCCGGATAGTTATTCGATCAATCACCATGTTAATTATTCCCGCACACGGGTAGCCGGAGCATCGGGAAGCAGGGCAAAGTACCGGGATACTTCACCGCCGGTACTGGAATTCACCTTCCTCTTTGATGGCACCGGTGTGATTCCACCTCCTGCCGGTCCGCTCGATGGCATCCCTATTGCCGGTGCTGTGGCCGGTGCAATAGCAGGACTTTTAGGAGAGAAGGAGGAATATGATGTAATGACGGAGCTGGCCAAATTTGCCTTTGTCTGTTATACATACAAAGGCACCGGGCATAGTCCGAGACAGGTACAATTGACCTGGGGCAAGCTGGTATTTCGTGGCGTATTGAGCAGCCTCTCCCTGAACTATAAATTATTCAAGCCGGACGGAACTCCGCTGCGCTGCGAGGCCAGAGCCGGTTTTAGCGGTACAATTGAAGACATGGTGCGGGAAGCGATGGAGAAAAAATCTTCTCCTGATCTTACCCACGTGAAAACAGTGCTTGCAGGTGATACCCTCCCGCTGTTGAGCCATGGCATTTATGGCGTACCGAATTATTACATCGAAGTGGCGCGGGTGAATAAATTATTCAACTTCCGCAAGCTGAAGGAAGGTGGCAATATCTTTTTCCCGCCGGCAAAAACTACGAAGGTATGA
- a CDS encoding phage tail protein codes for MSFEYPQVGFHFVVFFEIFPQFPNDLRFQEVSGLSVDIEMETKPEGGEHRFVHNLPVRAKYGDVTLKRGKFLGSGILHWARQAIDEFKFKPSNVMISLLNADHIPLYNWYLINAIPKHLEVSGINAGNNEIVVETLVLSYQYFKYYDPISVGLDLAAGLTASLDVNIGI; via the coding sequence ATGTCATTTGAATATCCACAGGTAGGATTCCATTTCGTTGTATTCTTCGAGATCTTCCCTCAATTCCCGAATGACCTTCGTTTCCAGGAGGTAAGCGGGCTGAGTGTAGACATTGAAATGGAAACAAAACCGGAAGGTGGTGAACACCGTTTTGTGCACAACCTTCCGGTGCGCGCCAAGTATGGCGATGTTACGCTGAAGCGGGGAAAATTCCTGGGCTCGGGCATCCTTCACTGGGCCCGCCAGGCCATTGATGAGTTTAAGTTCAAACCCAGCAATGTGATGATCTCCCTGCTGAATGCGGATCACATCCCGCTGTACAACTGGTACCTTATCAATGCCATTCCCAAGCACCTGGAAGTTTCCGGGATCAATGCGGGCAACAATGAGATTGTAGTAGAAACACTGGTGCTTAGTTACCAGTATTTCAAATACTATGATCCCATCAGTGTGGGACTGGATCTTGCTGCAGGGCTTACTGCTTCGCTGGATGTTAATATCGGAATCTAA
- a CDS encoding phage tail sheath C-terminal domain-containing protein has translation MDYKTPGVFVEELSLIPPSVASVATAVPAFIGHTAVIVDTAGATLINRPIRITSLLDYTTMFGGEYNPTLYNVVVDATFNIVSTEPATGRRYYLFDALRHYFDNGGGPCYIVTVGDYSTAVAFGNDTTGLRGGLRALEKFDEPTLLVAPDTIALREGDGDPDFVAAGNLHQAIIEQCNRLQDRFGILDVLEGNLAPDNLVTQPIDEFRDAVGNNNLKYAAAYYPWLYSTYLKEVGFTQISLLDTADPPAPVNIVTGNAEIDGLLTALGPNILEEQRIFSKVVTVPALGRSNYNPLSAKLDQLRGVLMGTTVADDARTAFAAMMTFVRQLALSFADLENDGGNSTALSTALTALEADVALRTQISLLIGYEKNPQVFGSIALARTEENAEEDYNSLDGQNWINQPATTAIPVDPTDYSTGGVTVAQIAKTAANSPILQTAFNAIATAFTALVEDAMFRTDQAEKQLFAKHPFYKAVQERIRKDMSLMPPSGAVAGVYANTDRSRGVWKAPANVSLRGVIAPAYKLTDQEQASLNLHDTGKSVNAIRAFTGKGILVWGARTLAGNDNEWRYVNVRRFFNYVEESTKKASEPFVFEANDANTWIRIRAMIENFLTLQWRQGALAGASTKEAFYVKVGLNETMTALDILEGRLIVEIGMAAVRPAEFIILRFSHKMQES, from the coding sequence ATGGATTATAAAACACCCGGCGTATTTGTAGAGGAATTATCCCTGATTCCACCTTCCGTAGCCTCCGTAGCTACCGCCGTTCCCGCTTTCATTGGCCATACAGCGGTGATTGTGGACACAGCCGGCGCTACATTGATCAACCGGCCGATCCGCATCACTTCTCTGCTGGATTACACAACAATGTTCGGCGGTGAATACAACCCCACGCTGTACAATGTGGTGGTAGATGCTACCTTCAATATTGTCAGCACCGAACCTGCAACCGGCAGACGGTATTACCTGTTTGATGCACTCCGGCATTACTTCGATAATGGCGGCGGCCCCTGTTACATCGTGACCGTAGGCGATTACAGCACTGCTGTTGCATTCGGCAATGATACAACAGGCCTGCGTGGCGGACTGCGTGCATTGGAAAAATTTGATGAACCTACATTGCTGGTAGCACCGGATACCATCGCGCTCCGTGAAGGAGACGGCGATCCGGATTTCGTTGCCGCAGGCAATTTGCATCAGGCCATCATTGAACAATGCAACCGCCTGCAGGACCGCTTTGGTATCCTGGATGTGCTGGAAGGGAACCTCGCTCCCGATAACCTCGTTACACAACCAATTGACGAGTTCCGGGATGCTGTGGGAAATAATAATCTCAAATACGCAGCAGCTTACTACCCCTGGTTATATAGCACTTACTTAAAAGAAGTTGGTTTTACGCAGATCAGTCTTTTGGATACCGCTGATCCCCCGGCCCCTGTCAACATAGTAACGGGAAATGCTGAGATCGATGGGCTTTTGACGGCGCTTGGCCCGAACATCCTCGAAGAGCAGCGCATATTCTCAAAAGTAGTGACCGTACCAGCACTCGGCAGGAGCAATTACAATCCGCTTTCCGCAAAGCTGGACCAACTGCGCGGTGTGCTGATGGGAACAACGGTGGCTGACGATGCAAGAACAGCGTTTGCTGCCATGATGACCTTCGTACGGCAACTTGCACTATCGTTCGCCGATCTGGAAAATGATGGAGGTAATTCAACGGCATTGAGTACGGCACTCACTGCGTTGGAAGCAGACGTAGCATTGCGTACGCAGATCAGCCTGCTGATCGGTTACGAAAAGAATCCGCAGGTATTCGGTTCCATTGCGCTGGCACGCACGGAGGAAAATGCGGAAGAAGATTACAATTCGCTGGATGGACAAAACTGGATCAATCAGCCGGCAACAACGGCTATTCCTGTTGACCCTACAGATTACTCCACCGGCGGTGTTACGGTTGCCCAGATTGCAAAAACGGCCGCGAATTCACCCATTCTGCAAACCGCTTTTAATGCCATTGCAACGGCGTTCACAGCGCTGGTAGAAGATGCGATGTTCCGTACGGATCAGGCAGAAAAACAGCTCTTCGCGAAACATCCTTTCTACAAAGCAGTACAGGAAAGGATCAGGAAAGACATGAGCCTGATGCCGCCATCAGGAGCCGTAGCGGGTGTGTATGCGAATACAGACCGTTCCCGCGGTGTCTGGAAAGCTCCGGCCAACGTAAGTCTCCGTGGTGTAATAGCCCCGGCTTACAAACTTACGGACCAGGAACAGGCCTCGCTTAACCTGCATGATACCGGCAAATCAGTGAACGCCATCCGCGCATTCACAGGCAAAGGTATTCTCGTATGGGGCGCACGAACCCTCGCAGGAAATGATAACGAATGGCGCTATGTAAACGTGCGCCGCTTCTTTAACTACGTGGAAGAATCTACGAAAAAAGCATCCGAACCTTTTGTGTTCGAAGCGAATGATGCCAATACCTGGATCCGTATCCGCGCCATGATCGAAAACTTCCTTACGCTGCAGTGGCGGCAGGGAGCATTAGCGGGCGCTTCCACGAAAGAAGCTTTCTATGTTAAGGTAGGACTTAACGAAACGATGACGGCACTGGACATTCTAGAAGGCCGACTGATCGTAGAGATCGGCATGGCAGCGGTTCGTCCTGCTGAATTTATCATCCTTCGTTTCTCTCATAAAATGCAGGAATCATAA
- a CDS encoding nitroreductase family protein, producing MSTRKLIEGYPFVSYSRETFDQNTMVRRSAEMLQWMDTRRTVRDFSGKPIPREVIENIILAASTAPSGAHKQPWTFCLIENPALKKEIRMAAEQEEYKSYHNRMSEEWLKDLQPLQTNWDKPFLEIAPWLIIMFKRIYELEPDGHKHNNYYVQESIGIAAGFLLSAIHHAGLVALTHTPSPMNFLGDILGRPENEKAFLLIPVGYPAQECWVPDLERKSLEEVAVFY from the coding sequence ATGTCAACCAGAAAGTTGATCGAGGGTTATCCTTTTGTGAGTTATTCCCGCGAAACATTTGACCAGAACACCATGGTCCGGCGCTCTGCAGAGATGCTCCAATGGATGGATACACGTAGAACCGTGCGTGATTTTTCCGGCAAACCCATCCCCCGCGAAGTCATTGAAAACATCATTCTTGCCGCAAGTACGGCACCTTCGGGTGCGCACAAGCAGCCATGGACGTTTTGCCTGATCGAAAACCCGGCGTTGAAAAAAGAGATCCGTATGGCTGCCGAACAGGAAGAGTACAAGAGTTATCACAACCGTATGAGTGAGGAATGGCTGAAGGATCTGCAGCCCTTGCAAACGAATTGGGACAAACCTTTCCTTGAGATAGCGCCCTGGCTGATTATAATGTTTAAACGCATATATGAACTGGAACCGGACGGGCACAAACACAATAACTACTATGTGCAGGAAAGTATCGGCATCGCTGCCGGTTTTTTATTATCGGCTATTCATCATGCAGGATTGGTGGCATTAACACATACACCCAGCCCCATGAATTTCTTAGGCGATATTTTAGGAAGGCCTGAAAATGAAAAAGCGTTTTTATTAATTCCGGTGGGGTATCCTGCACAGGAATGTTGGGTGCCGGATCTAGAACGAAAATCTTTAGAAGAGGTGGCGGTGTTTTATTGA
- a CDS encoding DUF4255 domain-containing protein: MIDQVLNAIITQLNTYIGTVDPEVILGNVSFADAFQDNSSQNLSDKIIASVVNIEQEESLRNLPFRRTVHTPGGIPQGQERQPEIYLNIYVLFGANKNNYSTALNRISQVIGFFQRKFVFTATDIPVLATFNLDRIILDLYSTSFEELNQLWSVMGGKYIPSVVYKMRLAVIQNAEPQGAGIITEINLGTKVLANQSPEK, encoded by the coding sequence ATGATTGATCAGGTTTTGAATGCAATCATTACGCAACTCAATACCTACATCGGAACTGTGGACCCTGAAGTCATACTTGGCAATGTATCATTTGCAGATGCATTCCAGGATAATTCTTCACAGAATCTTAGCGATAAGATCATTGCTTCCGTTGTAAATATTGAGCAGGAAGAAAGCTTGCGCAATCTGCCTTTCAGGCGAACTGTGCATACTCCCGGAGGCATTCCGCAGGGCCAGGAAAGGCAGCCGGAGATTTATCTGAACATCTATGTGTTGTTCGGTGCGAACAAAAATAATTACAGCACAGCACTGAACCGCATATCGCAGGTGATCGGATTCTTCCAGCGCAAGTTTGTGTTTACGGCAACAGATATTCCTGTACTTGCAACATTCAATCTTGACCGGATCATATTAGATCTGTATTCCACCAGTTTTGAAGAATTAAATCAGTTATGGAGTGTGATGGGAGGAAAATATATTCCTTCTGTTGTGTACAAAATGCGCCTGGCCGTGATCCAGAATGCAGAACCCCAGGGAGCAGGCATTATTACAGAGATCAATCTCGGAACAAAAGTTTTGGCGAACCAGTCACCCGAAAAATAA
- a CDS encoding DUF5908 family protein produces MPIEVREIIIRAQVESSGGDAGESTGGGGNGAVSQGGLGEEEMQHIIAMCAEEVLSILKRQTER; encoded by the coding sequence ATGCCGATAGAAGTACGTGAAATAATTATCAGAGCCCAGGTGGAATCATCCGGGGGCGATGCCGGGGAAAGCACCGGCGGTGGTGGCAACGGAGCAGTGTCACAGGGCGGCCTGGGTGAAGAAGAAATGCAGCATATTATAGCCATGTGTGCGGAAGAAGTATTGAGCATTCTGAAAAGACAAACTGAACGATAA